One uncultured Fibrobacter sp. genomic region harbors:
- a CDS encoding HAD hydrolase-like protein, producing MLLLQKPGALSERLRRDSVCSANGGAGCETFYLGKPFPAIWEKVKRSLPEGSRVLMVGDTLGTDVLGARVAEFDSALVVGRNVPADELEADEDVLGVRPDWYL from the coding sequence TTGTTACTTCTGCAGAAGCCGGGGGCGCTCAGCGAAAGGCTTCGTCGCGATTCCGTATGCAGCGCGAACGGGGGCGCGGGCTGCGAGACGTTTTATTTAGGCAAACCGTTCCCAGCGATTTGGGAAAAAGTCAAGCGGAGTCTGCCAGAAGGTTCCCGTGTGCTGATGGTGGGCGACACCTTGGGTACGGATGTGTTGGGGGCTCGTGTGGCCGAGTTTGATTCAGCCCTGGTGGTGGGGCGCAATGTGCCGGCGGATGAACTGGAGGCGGATGAAGACGTTCTCGGCGTTCGTCCCGATTGGTATCTGTGA
- a CDS encoding fibrobacter succinogenes major paralogous domain-containing protein produces the protein MIRRKTKERPFGATDERENVILSEACHSGAEGDRIKRSRRISICMLLTAFLSACTDYAAKMEDDFEEWKASREFSEPAEETLSSSGATLSSSSVTVQSSSSETSVSSSSEKAESSSSKVPEPAEGSMTDARDGQTYRTVVIGSQIWMAQNLNYEAENSLCYNDDPAHCATYGRLYTWAAATTACPSGWHLPSKEEFETLFTAVGGIGTAGEKLKSTNGWNSSGNGTDAYVFSALPAGFRNNNGYYYYEGNVANFWSSTEHGSNDAYDMYLDYENDSANLYSKNKFDGFSVRCLKDYEQNLSSSGATPSSSSVTVQSSSSETSVSSSSEKVESSSSKVLEPTEGSMTDARDSQTYRTVVVGSQIWMAQNLNYEAENSLCYNDDPAHCATYGRLYTWAAATTACPSGWHLPSKEEFETLFTAVGGIGTAGVKLKSTNGWISIGNGTDAYVFSALPAGGRDNNGNYLSEGLDAYFWSSTESNSYYAYYMGLNYKGDSAYLNNYDKGYGYPVRCIMD, from the coding sequence ATGATTAGACGAAAGACGAAAGAACGCCCCTTCGGGGCTACAGACGAAAGAGAAAATGTCATCCTGAGCGAAGCTTGTCATTCTGGAGCCGAAGGCGATAGAATCAAGCGTAGTCGAAGGATCTCTATTTGCATGTTGCTCACTGCATTCCTTTCCGCATGCACCGACTATGCTGCCAAAATGGAAGATGATTTTGAAGAGTGGAAAGCCTCTCGTGAGTTTTCTGAGCCTGCCGAAGAAACCCTGTCGTCATCAGGTGCTACACTTAGTTCTTCTAGTGTCACAGTGCAGTCAAGTTCTAGCGAGACAAGTGTGTCCAGCAGTTCGGAAAAAGCAGAATCATCGTCTAGTAAGGTCCCTGAGCCTGCCGAAGGGAGTATGACGGACGCCCGCGATGGTCAAACCTATAGGACAGTTGTTATCGGTTCGCAAATCTGGATGGCGCAGAACCTGAACTACGAAGCAGAGAACAGCTTGTGCTACAATGACGACCCCGCCCACTGTGCTACTTATGGTCGCCTATACACCTGGGCTGCGGCAACGACGGCCTGCCCCTCCGGCTGGCATCTCCCGTCAAAAGAGGAATTCGAAACTCTGTTTACTGCAGTGGGCGGTATTGGTACTGCAGGCGAGAAGCTCAAATCAACAAATGGCTGGAACAGTAGCGGCAACGGAACGGACGCCTACGTGTTCTCGGCGCTGCCTGCTGGCTTCAGGAACAACAATGGGTATTACTACTACGAGGGCAACGTCGCGAACTTCTGGAGTTCTACAGAGCACGGTAGCAACGACGCGTACGACATGTACCTGGACTACGAAAACGACAGTGCGAACCTGTACAGCAAAAATAAGTTCGACGGGTTTTCCGTTCGTTGCCTCAAGGACTATGAGCAAAACCTGTCGTCATCAGGTGCTACACCTAGTTCTTCTAGTGTCACAGTACAGTCGAGTTCTAGCGAGACAAGTGTGTCCAGCAGTTCGGAAAAAGTAGAATCATCATCTAGTAAGGTCCTTGAACCTACCGAAGGGAGTATGACGGACGCCCGCGATAGTCAAACCTATAGGACAGTTGTTGTCGGTTCGCAAATCTGGATGGCGCAGAACCTGAACTACGAAGCAGAGAACAGCTTGTGCTACAATGACGACCCCGCCCACTGTGCTACTTATGGTCGCCTATACACCTGGGCTGCGGCAACGACGGCCTGCCCCTCCGGCTGGCATCTCCCGTCAAAAGAGGAATTCGAAACTCTGTTTACTGCAGTGGGCGGTATTGGTACTGCAGGCGTGAAGCTCAAATCAACAAATGGCTGGATCAGTATCGGCAACGGAACGGACGCCTACGTGTTCTCGGCGCTGCCTGCTGGCGGCAGGGACAACAATGGGAATTACCTCAGCGAGGGCCTCGACGCGTACTTCTGGAGTTCTACAGAGAGCAATAGCTACTACGCGTACTACATGGGCCTGAACTACAAGGGCGACAGTGCGTACCTGAACAACTACGATAAGGGCTACGGGTATCCCGTTCGTTGCATCATGGACTAG
- a CDS encoding HAD-IIA family hydrolase, protein MEDLLARYDAFCFDGYGTLYNRGSFVYEGALDWYAMLRAAGKQMRLITNAASDVDSVLAADAGKRGFAFSEAETISSGSLLKDLCAELRGRGKAVREAYYIGRETGKHVLERCGITAVALDAEPAEPIVAISSAKDTPESYAQAAKILQKPGATLLVLNSDAWAPKIPDNDGVTVREPVSGALSERLRRDSICEANGMAGCETFYLGKPFPAIWNKVKSTLAPESRVLVVGDTLGTDVLGARVAGFDSALVVGRNVPADELEADEDVLGVRPDWYL, encoded by the coding sequence ATGGAAGATTTGCTTGCCCGTTACGATGCATTCTGTTTTGACGGTTACGGTACGCTCTATAACCGCGGGAGCTTTGTTTACGAGGGTGCGCTGGATTGGTATGCAATGTTGCGCGCGGCGGGTAAGCAGATGCGCCTGATTACGAATGCGGCTTCCGATGTGGATTCGGTGCTTGCGGCAGATGCGGGCAAACGAGGCTTCGCGTTTAGCGAGGCCGAGACGATTTCTTCGGGGAGCTTGCTCAAGGATTTGTGCGCTGAATTGCGTGGCCGTGGCAAGGCGGTGCGCGAGGCGTATTACATCGGTCGCGAAACGGGCAAGCATGTGCTTGAACGTTGCGGAATTACGGCGGTAGCGCTTGATGCTGAACCGGCCGAACCGATTGTCGCGATTTCGTCGGCGAAGGATACTCCCGAAAGCTATGCTCAGGCGGCCAAGATTCTGCAGAAGCCTGGTGCTACGCTCCTGGTGCTGAATTCCGATGCGTGGGCACCGAAGATTCCGGATAACGATGGCGTGACTGTGCGCGAACCTGTATCGGGTGCGCTTTCTGAACGCTTGCGGCGCGATTCAATTTGCGAGGCGAACGGAATGGCGGGCTGCGAAACTTTTTATCTGGGAAAACCGTTCCCCGCGATTTGGAATAAGGTGAAATCGACACTTGCACCGGAGTCCCGTGTGCTGGTGGTGGGCGACACCTTGGGCACGGATGTGCTGGGTGCTCGTGTGGCCGGGTTTGATTCAGCCCTGGTGGTGGGGCGCAATGTGCCGGCGGATGAACTGGAGGCGGATGAAGACGTTCTCGGCGTTCGTCCCGATTGGTATCTGTAA
- a CDS encoding aspartoacylase, whose translation MSLINTIVVAGGTHGNERTGVRLVQKWMEHPECYSSLCSAEVDLVLSNPEAVRLNRRYRDFDLNRAFSQTCLDVTETPQQYEFRRAKELDALYGPKGASTKTDLLLDVHNTGSNMGNCLILSARDPFTMRASAVLTQEFDDAWIYYQPEERSASPYFGTVAKADVCIEIGPQQHGTLDAAIFEETERLVKRYLELAEEWNRGELQKRAPIKVDVYTQFKDLGYPKPQGGGAIQAMIHPELLGKDYRELKSGDKLFRTFDGKDILYEGESPVYPIFISEPAYYEKDIAMSLTVKSVEEW comes from the coding sequence ATGAGTTTGATTAATACCATTGTCGTTGCCGGGGGAACCCATGGTAACGAACGGACGGGCGTGCGCTTGGTCCAGAAATGGATGGAACACCCCGAATGTTACAGTTCGCTTTGTAGCGCCGAGGTCGATTTGGTGCTTTCGAACCCCGAGGCGGTGCGCTTGAACCGTCGGTATCGAGATTTCGACTTGAACCGCGCTTTTTCGCAGACTTGCCTGGATGTGACGGAGACTCCGCAGCAGTACGAGTTCCGCCGTGCGAAGGAATTGGATGCGCTTTATGGCCCGAAGGGGGCCTCCACCAAGACGGACTTGCTGCTGGACGTGCACAATACAGGCTCGAATATGGGCAATTGCCTGATTCTTTCGGCGCGTGACCCGTTTACGATGCGTGCCTCGGCGGTGCTGACGCAGGAATTTGACGATGCGTGGATTTATTACCAGCCCGAAGAACGCTCTGCTTCGCCCTACTTTGGAACGGTGGCGAAGGCGGATGTGTGTATCGAGATTGGACCGCAACAGCACGGAACGCTGGATGCCGCGATTTTTGAGGAAACGGAACGCCTGGTGAAGCGCTATCTGGAGCTTGCCGAAGAATGGAACCGCGGCGAATTGCAGAAAAGGGCGCCAATTAAGGTGGATGTTTACACGCAGTTCAAGGATTTGGGCTACCCGAAGCCGCAGGGCGGTGGCGCGATTCAGGCGATGATCCACCCGGAATTGCTGGGTAAGGATTACCGCGAACTCAAGAGTGGCGACAAGTTGTTCCGCACTTTTGATGGCAAGGATATTCTGTACGAAGGCGAGAGCCCGGTGTACCCGATTTTTATTAGCGAACCGGCTTATTACGAGAAGGACATTGCGATGAGCCTTACGGTAAAAAGCGTCGAGGAATGGTAG
- a CDS encoding bifunctional UDP-sugar hydrolase/5'-nucleotidase, translating into MKKSALQKLTTVSIPLFLSAFLLGACSNDGRTTDSEKFSKNNNPKTFVANKECNVSGKSDIVVLFTNDVHCGIDENIGYASLAAYRDSIKNLTENVILADAGDIIQGNYWGALSKGGFLIQLMNEVGYDVATFGNHEFDYGMNRLAELLDSSKTAFIVANFAYTGTGKNLFEQVKPYKIIEVSVDGNTIKIGFVGAITPDTYTTSNPKSFIEDGKKVYDLYGGKDNQRLVEVIQKNVDQVKRDGADFVILLAHLGIANGSKPFRSIDVIHGLTGVDVVLDGHSHSVIPQDTVWDAQEKVVLLASTGTKLANIGQMVVSKNGAVCTKLINDYSKKNSKVSASIEKLNKEFEDILNKVVAQSPATILASDSNSVSLARVTENGIGNLMTDAFRKRMKSDIAIVNGGNVRANIPKGNVTYRNLLEISPFENMIVMARIKGAILLDALEHAYRMVKSDVNGNQVISKELETGSFLQTSGLKIVVDGSTETSIERDSAGNFKSVSGKRKVVDVQVEKNGKYIPLDTAAEYLVASVDYLLQNAGDGYSMFSDSNIVDDAGLTLVEIVADYLQGELKGKIPERYTKPEGRLTVK; encoded by the coding sequence ATGAAAAAATCAGCCCTACAAAAGCTTACAACCGTAAGTATCCCCCTGTTTTTGTCCGCATTCCTTTTGGGGGCCTGTTCCAACGACGGTCGCACCACCGATAGCGAGAAATTTTCTAAAAACAACAATCCGAAAACATTTGTCGCAAACAAAGAGTGCAACGTAAGCGGCAAAAGCGATATCGTCGTGCTGTTTACGAACGACGTCCACTGCGGCATAGACGAAAACATTGGCTACGCAAGTCTTGCGGCATACAGGGATTCCATCAAGAACCTCACCGAAAACGTGATCCTTGCCGATGCAGGGGACATCATCCAAGGAAACTACTGGGGAGCCCTTTCGAAAGGCGGATTCTTAATCCAGCTGATGAACGAAGTCGGCTATGACGTGGCAACTTTTGGAAATCACGAGTTCGACTACGGCATGAATCGCCTGGCGGAACTTCTGGATTCTTCGAAGACCGCTTTTATCGTCGCCAATTTTGCCTATACGGGCACAGGAAAAAATCTTTTCGAACAAGTGAAGCCCTACAAAATCATCGAGGTTTCGGTCGATGGCAATACCATCAAAATAGGCTTTGTTGGCGCGATAACACCCGACACCTACACCACTTCGAATCCCAAGTCATTCATAGAAGACGGCAAGAAAGTTTACGATTTATACGGAGGCAAAGACAACCAGCGCTTAGTCGAAGTCATCCAGAAAAACGTGGATCAAGTAAAAAGGGACGGCGCCGATTTCGTCATACTGCTCGCGCACTTGGGTATAGCCAATGGTTCGAAACCTTTCAGGTCCATCGACGTGATTCACGGACTCACGGGCGTCGACGTCGTTCTAGACGGACATTCGCACAGCGTCATTCCGCAAGATACCGTTTGGGATGCCCAAGAAAAAGTGGTCTTACTCGCATCTACCGGCACAAAGCTTGCAAACATCGGCCAAATGGTCGTTTCTAAAAACGGAGCAGTTTGCACCAAACTGATAAACGATTACTCCAAAAAGAATTCCAAAGTTTCTGCCAGTATCGAAAAGTTGAACAAGGAATTCGAAGACATTTTAAACAAAGTAGTCGCCCAAAGCCCGGCAACCATTCTGGCATCCGACTCAAATTCCGTCAGCCTTGCACGCGTCACAGAAAATGGAATCGGCAACTTGATGACAGATGCCTTCAGAAAACGCATGAAGTCGGATATCGCCATTGTCAATGGCGGAAACGTGCGAGCGAACATTCCAAAGGGAAATGTCACTTATAGGAACCTCCTGGAAATCTCCCCCTTTGAAAACATGATTGTAATGGCACGCATCAAGGGAGCAATCCTCCTCGATGCACTGGAACATGCCTACCGTATGGTAAAATCCGATGTGAATGGCAACCAGGTAATTTCAAAAGAACTGGAAACAGGAAGTTTCCTGCAAACGTCCGGCCTCAAGATCGTTGTAGACGGATCCACAGAAACAAGCATAGAACGAGATTCAGCAGGCAATTTCAAGAGTGTCTCCGGAAAGCGCAAGGTCGTCGATGTACAAGTTGAAAAAAACGGAAAGTACATTCCGCTCGACACCGCAGCGGAATATCTCGTGGCATCCGTAGATTACCTCCTTCAAAACGCTGGAGATGGATATTCCATGTTTAGCGACAGCAACATCGTTGACGACGCAGGGCTTACGCTTGTGGAAATTGTCGCGGATTACCTGCAAGGCGAACTAAAGGGAAAAATACCCGAACGCTACACCAAGCCCGAAGGGCGCCTAACTGTGAAGTGA
- a CDS encoding KilA-N domain-containing protein — MKKIVFDNNSISFMQRNQDDYISLTDMAKHKNAESTGLVISHWLSTRYAIEFLGIWEQVNNPDFNVTEFSNIRFNAGSNGYVLSAKQWIERTNAIGLISSAGRYGGTYAHRDIAFEFGSWLSPKFKYYLIREYQRLKEAEQAKIGWSVRRELSKINYHIHTDAIKQNLIPATLTKQQMNMVYANEADVLNVALFGFTAKEWRDAHADLQGNVRDYATVNQLICLSNMESLNSILIKEGLPQPERLLKLNQIAISQMTVLESIGENKLLK; from the coding sequence ATGAAGAAGATTGTCTTTGACAATAACAGTATTTCCTTTATGCAAAGGAACCAAGACGATTATATCAGCCTGACAGACATGGCAAAACACAAGAACGCAGAATCAACGGGTCTAGTCATTTCACATTGGCTTAGTACACGCTATGCGATCGAATTCCTGGGAATATGGGAGCAGGTTAATAACCCCGATTTTAATGTTACGGAATTCAGTAACATTAGATTCAATGCCGGTAGCAATGGTTATGTCCTTTCCGCCAAGCAATGGATTGAACGGACAAATGCAATCGGACTTATATCGAGTGCAGGTCGTTATGGTGGAACATACGCCCATAGGGATATCGCATTTGAATTTGGTTCTTGGCTAAGCCCCAAATTTAAGTATTACCTCATTCGCGAATACCAGCGACTCAAAGAAGCTGAGCAAGCGAAAATCGGTTGGTCCGTGCGACGGGAACTTTCTAAAATCAACTATCACATCCATACGGATGCCATCAAGCAGAATTTGATTCCGGCAACACTTACAAAACAACAGATGAATATGGTTTATGCTAATGAAGCCGATGTTTTGAATGTTGCTTTATTCGGGTTTACCGCTAAGGAATGGCGTGATGCACACGCCGATTTGCAGGGCAATGTTCGCGACTATGCAACGGTAAACCAGCTGATTTGCCTTTCGAATATGGAGTCACTGAATTCTATACTGATCAAAGAAGGCTTGCCGCAGCCAGAACGGTTGCTAAAATTGAACCAAATTGCGATTTCTCAGATGACCGTGCTGGAATCCATCGGAGAGAACAAGCTGCTGAAATAA
- a CDS encoding nuclease-related domain-containing protein, translated as MGTIFGIALIIAFIFAAIDGATKPRRRRRRRSRRNDDNNSCVGCLTVMAILICLWLGSIAVNFIKAHSTAFIVGGIVLVLIIVVAAIVFNATQTEEFPEDVEPTYPKISEPPKFTHKAQSFSSSSSKQEPSPFTKEQLSVHPATYEDVVGTIPTAAEMVGKLGEDAVSRAVWAACQFDKRHYKILRNVYVPTIDGYSEIDVLLLHETGIYVFESKNLSGSVYGDEKHPQWQRYKTNGEKSPIPNPILQNKRHIDCLCVFLNQNKYQFRAFSMIVFGNKSKLKYIPENKSLTSIHEICNLEIELLKKMQAEQIFYSVETIDEWCKKLLPCTMLSEEEKQAHKDRITKKFKQNLRH; from the coding sequence TTGGGAACAATCTTCGGCATAGCACTTATTATCGCTTTTATTTTTGCAGCGATTGACGGAGCAACAAAGCCCCGTCGCAGAAGGAGACGTCGTTCAAGAAGAAACGACGATAACAACAGCTGTGTTGGATGCCTAACCGTCATGGCAATTCTCATTTGTCTTTGGCTTGGTTCCATCGCTGTCAACTTCATCAAAGCACACAGCACCGCTTTTATTGTCGGTGGTATCGTTCTAGTATTAATTATCGTAGTAGCAGCAATCGTTTTCAACGCAACCCAAACTGAAGAATTTCCTGAAGATGTTGAACCGACATACCCTAAAATATCAGAGCCCCCAAAATTCACTCATAAAGCGCAAAGTTTCTCTAGCAGTTCTTCAAAACAAGAACCCTCCCCATTTACCAAAGAACAATTAAGCGTTCATCCAGCAACTTATGAAGATGTTGTCGGTACCATTCCCACCGCGGCAGAAATGGTTGGTAAGTTGGGAGAGGATGCCGTAAGTAGAGCCGTATGGGCTGCATGTCAATTTGACAAGCGACATTATAAAATTTTAAGAAATGTCTATGTTCCAACAATTGACGGATATTCAGAAATTGATGTTCTGCTTTTGCATGAAACAGGCATCTATGTTTTTGAAAGCAAGAATTTATCAGGATCTGTCTACGGCGATGAAAAACACCCTCAATGGCAACGCTACAAGACTAATGGAGAAAAAAGCCCTATACCTAATCCTATCTTACAAAACAAACGACATATAGACTGTTTATGTGTCTTTTTAAATCAAAATAAATACCAGTTCCGCGCATTCAGCATGATTGTTTTTGGAAACAAATCAAAATTAAAATATATCCCAGAAAACAAATCACTTACGAGCATTCACGAAATTTGCAACTTAGAAATAGAATTGCTCAAGAAAATGCAAGCCGAACAAATTTTTTATAGTGTAGAAACAATTGATGAATGGTGCAAAAAATTATTGCCATGTACAATGCTTTCTGAAGAAGAAAAGCAGGCACACAAAGACCGCATTACTAAAAAATTCAAACAAAACCTTCGGCACTAG
- a CDS encoding AAA family ATPase, whose protein sequence is MRRYALKDFYQWKDSPNRKPLILKGARQVGKTWLMLEFAKQAFKNFVYVNFEDDSRLGAIFDTDFDIDRILFALRTATKKSIDENTLILFDEIQAAPRALTSLKYFYEKAPQYPVIAAGSLLGLSVHEGVSFPVGKVDFLEILPMNFHEFLEATDNTNYVELLNSGDYGTIDVFSDKLIDLLKLYYVVGGMPEAVQSFANDRDLSAVRRIQKNILNSYDSDFSKHVPNSEVPRIRMVWNSIPAQLSKENKKFIYGMLKEGARAKTFEVALEWLKDSGLISKVHRVKKPSLPLVAYEDFAAFKVFITDVGLLCAMANVDVDIILNGSQIFEEFKGALTEQFVFQQLKAKRNMQIFYWSAENSSGELDFVVQDEEKIYPIEVKAEENVQAKSLRFFVQKNPGLKGIRFSMQKFRDQEWMENRPLYTV, encoded by the coding sequence ATGAGAAGGTATGCACTCAAGGATTTTTATCAATGGAAGGATTCCCCGAACCGTAAACCGTTGATTCTGAAGGGGGCAAGGCAGGTTGGTAAGACCTGGCTTATGCTGGAGTTTGCTAAACAGGCGTTCAAGAACTTTGTTTATGTGAACTTCGAGGATGACTCTCGGCTCGGAGCCATTTTCGATACGGATTTTGACATAGACCGTATTCTTTTTGCCTTGCGGACAGCTACCAAAAAGTCTATTGACGAGAACACCCTGATTCTCTTTGATGAAATTCAGGCCGCACCTCGGGCTCTCACCAGTTTGAAGTATTTCTACGAGAAGGCTCCTCAGTATCCGGTGATTGCAGCGGGCTCTTTACTGGGATTATCCGTTCACGAGGGTGTGTCGTTCCCTGTGGGCAAGGTTGACTTTCTGGAAATTTTGCCTATGAACTTCCATGAGTTCTTAGAAGCGACGGATAACACGAACTACGTGGAACTTCTGAATAGCGGGGATTATGGAACCATAGATGTCTTTTCGGACAAGTTGATTGACTTGTTGAAATTGTATTATGTCGTGGGGGGGATGCCCGAGGCTGTCCAGAGTTTTGCAAACGACAGGGATTTGTCGGCTGTCCGCAGAATCCAGAAGAATATCCTGAATTCCTACGACAGCGATTTTTCTAAGCACGTTCCCAATTCCGAAGTTCCGCGAATACGCATGGTGTGGAATTCCATTCCGGCTCAGCTTTCCAAGGAAAACAAAAAGTTTATTTACGGTATGTTGAAGGAAGGTGCGCGCGCGAAGACTTTTGAGGTCGCCCTGGAATGGTTAAAAGATTCTGGTTTAATTTCGAAGGTTCACCGCGTCAAGAAACCGTCCTTGCCATTGGTCGCCTACGAGGATTTTGCGGCATTCAAGGTGTTCATAACAGATGTCGGGTTGCTTTGTGCCATGGCTAATGTGGATGTCGATATCATCTTGAACGGCTCGCAGATTTTTGAGGAGTTCAAGGGGGCGCTCACCGAACAGTTTGTCTTTCAGCAACTGAAGGCAAAACGCAATATGCAGATTTTCTACTGGTCGGCAGAAAACTCCAGTGGGGAACTTGATTTTGTTGTTCAGGATGAGGAAAAGATTTATCCTATCGAGGTCAAGGCGGAAGAAAACGTCCAGGCGAAGAGCCTGCGTTTCTTTGTGCAGAAGAATCCCGGACTTAAGGGCATTCGTTTTAGTATGCAGAAATTCCGCGATCAGGAATGGATGGAAAACAGGCCTCTTTATACGGTGTAG
- a CDS encoding biotin attachment protein yields the protein MKKIKFQDTSFRDGFQSIFGARVFAKDFMPAVEAAVKAGITHFEAGGGARFQALYQNCGEDAFDMMDEFRRVVGPNIRLQTLARGINVVALAPQPRDMIKLHADMFKKHGMTRIRNFDALNDVNNLIYSGKCITDAGLEHEVVVTMMELPPGCDLNAAHNPEFYERILRNILDAGVPFASVCFKDASGTTNPTKVYETFKRARKLLGDKVELRIHSHDTCGTGVAQYKAAIEGGADGVDLGRKPLSGGTAQPDLFSMFHALKGTEYKLALGEDSIVDDHIPELMEANNVAVECLKDYNFPPEARQITTDVIFSPMPGGALTANTLMMRETKTFHLFPKVIENMSECVRRGGFASSVTPVSQFYFQQAYMNTLNQAAGRGTWFKMTEGYGKMLLGYQGKTPCEPDPELVKIAADQFNMKPFKEAYPGVQCAEEILEPGIPKAKALLEENGLPVTDETIFITGCLQTKAGNKGIEFLKGNRHIGVPKKDPNAAPAVDTKNMKAGAASTYRIALGNQSWDVQVQTLK from the coding sequence ATGAAAAAGATCAAGTTCCAGGATACCTCGTTCCGCGATGGTTTCCAGTCTATTTTCGGTGCTCGTGTCTTCGCCAAGGACTTTATGCCCGCAGTCGAAGCAGCCGTCAAGGCCGGCATCACCCACTTTGAAGCTGGTGGCGGCGCCCGTTTCCAGGCCCTGTACCAGAACTGCGGCGAAGACGCATTCGACATGATGGACGAATTCCGCCGCGTTGTAGGCCCGAACATCCGCCTGCAGACCCTCGCCCGCGGTATCAACGTGGTGGCCCTCGCTCCGCAGCCGCGCGACATGATCAAGCTCCATGCCGACATGTTCAAGAAGCACGGCATGACCCGCATCCGTAACTTCGACGCCCTCAACGACGTGAACAACCTCATCTACTCCGGCAAGTGCATCACCGACGCCGGTCTGGAACACGAAGTCGTCGTGACCATGATGGAACTTCCTCCGGGATGCGACCTCAACGCCGCCCACAACCCGGAATTCTACGAACGCATCCTCCGCAACATTTTGGACGCCGGTGTTCCGTTCGCCTCCGTCTGCTTCAAGGACGCTTCCGGTACCACGAACCCGACCAAGGTTTACGAAACGTTCAAGCGCGCTCGTAAGCTCCTCGGTGACAAGGTCGAACTCCGCATCCACAGCCATGACACCTGCGGTACCGGTGTGGCCCAGTACAAGGCCGCTATCGAAGGTGGCGCTGATGGCGTCGACCTCGGCCGCAAGCCGCTTTCTGGCGGTACGGCTCAGCCCGACCTCTTCTCCATGTTCCACGCCCTCAAGGGTACGGAATACAAGCTCGCCCTCGGTGAAGACAGCATCGTCGACGATCACATTCCGGAACTCATGGAAGCAAACAACGTCGCCGTTGAATGCCTCAAGGACTACAACTTCCCGCCTGAAGCACGTCAGATTACGACCGACGTGATCTTCAGCCCCATGCCGGGTGGCGCTCTTACCGCCAACACCCTCATGATGCGTGAAACCAAGACCTTCCACCTGTTCCCGAAGGTTATCGAGAACATGAGTGAATGCGTCCGCCGCGGTGGCTTTGCTTCTTCCGTGACGCCGGTTTCTCAGTTCTACTTCCAGCAGGCTTACATGAACACCCTGAACCAGGCTGCCGGTCGCGGTACTTGGTTCAAGATGACCGAAGGCTACGGCAAGATGCTCCTCGGCTACCAGGGCAAGACTCCTTGCGAACCGGATCCGGAACTCGTGAAGATCGCTGCCGACCAGTTCAACATGAAGCCGTTCAAGGAAGCCTATCCGGGCGTCCAGTGCGCAGAAGAAATCCTCGAACCGGGCATTCCGAAGGCCAAGGCCCTCCTCGAAGAAAATGGTCTGCCGGTTACCGACGAAACCATCTTCATCACGGGCTGCCTCCAGACGAAGGCTGGCAACAAGGGTATCGAATTCCTCAAGGGCAACCGCCACATTGGCGTTCCCAAGAAGGACCCGAACGCTGCTCCGGCAGTGGACACCAAGAACATGAAGGCCGGTGCCGCAAGCACTTACCGTATCGCTCTTGGCAACCAGAGCTGGGACGTGCAGGTTCAGACCCTCAAGTAA